GTCGGGGTCATCACCAACGGCACCGCGGTGCTGGGCCTGGGCCCCATCGGCAGTCTCGCGAGCAAGCCGGTGATGGAAGGCAAGGCGGTGCTGTTCAAGAAATTTGCCGATATCGACGTGTTCGATATCGAGATCGAGGAGCGCGACCCGCAGCAGTTCATCGAGACCGTGGCGCGCCTGGAGCCCACCTTCGGCGCCATCAATCTGGAGGACATCAAGGCCCCGGACTGCTTCATCATCGAGCAGGCGCTCCAGGAGCGCATGGGCATCCCGGTCTTCCACGACGACCAGCACGGCACCGCCATCGTGGTCTGCGCGGCGATCCTGAACGGCCTGCGGGTGGTTGGCAAGGACATCGGGTCGGTGCGCCTGGTGACGGCCGGGGCCGGCGCGGCGGCGCTCGCCTGCCTGGACCTCTTAGTGGAACTGGGGCTTAGACCTGAGAACATCATGGTCACGGACATCGCGGGTGTGGTCTACCGCGGGCGCCCGGAGGTGATGGACCCCTACAAGGACCGCTATGCGGTGGACACCGACCTGCGCACCCTGGAGCAGGCGATCGTCGGCGCCGACCTGTTCCTGGGGCTGTCCGCGGCGGGGGTGCTGAAACCCGAGTGGCTGGCCCGGATGGCGCAGCGCCCCATCATCATGGCGCTCGCCAACCCGAACCCGGAGATCATGCCGGATCTGGCCCGCGCCGCCCGCCCGGACGCCATCATCGCCACCGGTCGCTCGGACTTTCCCAATCAGGTCAACAACGTCCTGTGCTTCCCCTTCATCTTCCGCGGCGCTCTGGACTGCGGTGCGACCCGGATCAACAAGGCGATGGAGATCGCCTGTGTTCATGCCATCGCCGATCTGGCGATGGCGGAGCCGTCCGACATCGTGCGCGCGGCCTATGGCGGCCAGGGCCTGAGCTTCGGCCCCGAGTACCTGATCCCGCGGCCCTTCGACCCGCGGCTCATGGCCCACCTGGCCCCCGCGGTCGCCCGCGCAGCCATGGAGTCGGGCGTGGCCAGCCGCCCTATCGCGGATCTGGACGCCTATCGTAATACCCTGTCGCTGCGCGCCTTCCGCAGCGGCATGACCATGAAGCCGGTCTTCGACCACGCCCGCGCCGCGCCGCGGCGGCGGGTGGTGTTCGCCGAGGGCGAGCAGGAGAAGGTGCTGCAGGTCGCGCAGCAGGCGGTGAGCGAGGGGATCGCCCGGCCCCTGCTCATCGGCCGGCCGGAACAGATCCGCCAGGGGTTGCAGGACCTGGGGCTCTCCATCCGCCCCGGGGAGGACTTCGACCTGATCATCCCGTCGGAGAACCCGCGCTTCGACACCCACTGCACGACCGTCTACGAGCGCGTCAAGCGCCGCGGCTATACCCTCACGGAGGTGCGCGAGTATGTGCGCAAATCCCCGACCGTGCTCGCCGCGGCCGTGCTGCGCTCGGGCGATGCGGACGCCATGATCTGCGGCGTGGTCGGGCGTTACCTGCGCCACCTGGAGCACGTCCAGGCGATCATCGGCTGCGCCCCCGGGGTCCATCGGCTTACGGCCATGAACGCGGTCATCCTGTCGCAGGGGCCGCTCTTCATCGCCGACACCTATGTGCAGGAGGACCCGAGCGCCGCGGACCTGGCGGAGATCGCGCGCCTGTGCGCGGCGCAGGTCGCCCGCTTCGGGCTCGAGCCCAAGATCGCGCTGTGCTCACACTCCAACTTCGGCACCCGCCACACCCCCTCCGCGGAGAAGATGTGCGAGGCCCTGCGACTGCTGCGCGCGAGCGACCCGGCGCTCGAGGTGGAGGGCGAGATGCAGCCCAACCTGGCCCTGGACCCGGAACTGCGCGCGCGGCGCTTCCCGGACTCCCGGCTCACCGGACGCGCCAACCTGCTCATCATGCCCAACCAGGCCGCCGCCAATATCGCGCTCAACCTGCTGCGCTCCACGGCCGGGGGCAGCAGTTCCATCAACGTCGGACCCATGCTGCTGGGCGCCGACCGCCCGGCACACATCGTGAGCACCAGCACCTCGGTGCGCGGCCTGCTCAACATGACCGCGCTGGCGGCGGTGCAGGCGGGCTGAGGACGCAAGCGATGATCATGCAATCCCATCCGCATCACCACCACGTCGCCGTCTGGGGCACCGCCCTCCTGCTGCTCGGCCTGACCGGAGCCCAGCTCGCGGCCGCGGCGCGGGAGCACAAGTGCTGGACCGGCGCGGACGGGGTGCGGGAATGCGGCGACCTTGTACCGCCGGGCCAGGGCGGCGACGGCGTCAGCGTCTATGGGTCCGGCGGGGGCAAGCCGATTCGCCAGGAGGCCCCCACCCCGACCGCCGAGGATCTGGAACGGGTGAGGCTGGAAGGCCAAGCGCAAGCGCAGGCCCGGACCCAGCACGAGGCCGACGATGCGCTGCGGGCGAAATACCGCTCGGAGGCCGAACTGAACGCGGCGCTTGGCGACGAACTGGCGACCCTCGACCGGCTGAGCGAAATCGACCGCAGTAACATGCGCCAGCAAGAGCTGCGGCTGGACGGCCTGCGGGCCAAGGCCGCCGACCTGGAGCGCGCCGGGCAGATGATCCCGCCTGACCTGGGCGCCGACATCGACAAGGCCGATCGCTCCATCCGCAACAGCCAGGCCGCGATCCAGGAAAAGGAGGCCAGGAAGGCGCAAATCCGGCACCAATACGCGCAGAAAATCGAGCGGCTGCGCCAACTCTCGGAGGCCACCCAGACCACCGGGCAGGCGGCGCCGCGCTGAGCGGGCGCCCCGCCAGGCACCCCCTGAACGCCGCGGCCCGCCACACGCTGCCTTAGCGTAGCGCCCTGGATTCTCTCGCACCGCAAATTGCATCGTTGCTCCGATTACGACAACGATTACGACAACGACAACGATCATGCCCCGGGGTCTGTCTGCAATCGAACGGTACCCAGGCGGCAGACAGTGCAATAATTCATGGCCCCCGTAACCCACAGATACCGGACCAACCCATGAGCGACGACACCCACAGCGACCTCTTTCAGCCCTACCAACTCGGCAGCCTGACACTCGCCAACCGCATCGTGATGGCCCCGCTGACGCGCAGCCGCGCCGCGGCCGGGGATGTGCCCACGCCCTTGATGGCCACCTATTACGCCCAGCGCGCCGGCGCCGGCCTGATCATCAGTGAGGCGTCGCAGATCTCGCCCCAGGGCAAGGGCTACATCCAGACCCCGGGCATCTACAACGAGGCCCAGGTCGCGGGTTGGCGGCAGGTCACCGCGGCGGTCCACGCCAAGGGGGGCAAGATCGTCATCCAACTCTGGCACGTCGGGCGCATCTCGCACCCCGAGCTGCAGGAAGGCGGCGCCCTGCCGGTAGCCCCCTCGGCGGTGAAGGCGCAGGGGCAGGTGTTCACCGGCCGGGAAATGGTGGACATGGTGACGCCGCGCGCCCTGGAACTCTCGGAACTGCCCGGCATCATCGACGACTACCGGCACGCGGCGGAAAACGCACAAGCGGCCGGCTTCGACGGGGTCGAGATCCACTCGGCCAACGGCTACCTGCTCGATCAGTTCCTGCGTGACCAGACCAATCGGCGCACCGACGCCTATGGCGGCAGCATCGAAAACCGCGCCCGTCTGCTGCTGGAGGTTACCGAGGCCGTGCTCGGGGTCTGGCCGCAGGATCGGGTCGGCGTGCGCCTCGCCCCGCTCTCCCCCGCCAACGACATCGCCGACAGCAACCCGGAGCCGCTCTTCACCCAGGTGGTACGGGAACTCTCGGCGCGCGGTATCGGTTTCCTGCATGTCGTGGAGGGGGTGACCGGCGGCCCGCGCGAGACCGGCTCCAGTTTCAAGCTCGACACCCTGCGCCCACTCTTCCGCGGTACCTATATCGCCAACAACGGCTACACCCGCGCGCTGGCCCTGGCCGCGCGCGCCGCGAACACCGCCGACCTGATCGCCTTCGGCCGGCCCTTCATCGCCAACCCGGACCTGGTGGAGCGCCTGCGGCGCAATGCCCCGCTCACCGAGCCCGATCAGGCCACCTTTTACGGTGGCGATCAACACGGCTATACCGATTATCCCTTTCTGGAGGGGAGCGCCTGAGCGGCGGACCAACTTGAGAAAGTGCCGGAAACCAGATCGGCATCGCTA
The DNA window shown above is from Candidatus Thiodictyon syntrophicum and carries:
- a CDS encoding NADP-dependent malic enzyme; its protein translation is MSDDLRQDALAYHLYPRPGKLEIKATKPLANQRDLALAYSPGVAVACEEIVRDPQTAALYTARSNLVGVITNGTAVLGLGPIGSLASKPVMEGKAVLFKKFADIDVFDIEIEERDPQQFIETVARLEPTFGAINLEDIKAPDCFIIEQALQERMGIPVFHDDQHGTAIVVCAAILNGLRVVGKDIGSVRLVTAGAGAAALACLDLLVELGLRPENIMVTDIAGVVYRGRPEVMDPYKDRYAVDTDLRTLEQAIVGADLFLGLSAAGVLKPEWLARMAQRPIIMALANPNPEIMPDLARAARPDAIIATGRSDFPNQVNNVLCFPFIFRGALDCGATRINKAMEIACVHAIADLAMAEPSDIVRAAYGGQGLSFGPEYLIPRPFDPRLMAHLAPAVARAAMESGVASRPIADLDAYRNTLSLRAFRSGMTMKPVFDHARAAPRRRVVFAEGEQEKVLQVAQQAVSEGIARPLLIGRPEQIRQGLQDLGLSIRPGEDFDLIIPSENPRFDTHCTTVYERVKRRGYTLTEVREYVRKSPTVLAAAVLRSGDADAMICGVVGRYLRHLEHVQAIIGCAPGVHRLTAMNAVILSQGPLFIADTYVQEDPSAADLAEIARLCAAQVARFGLEPKIALCSHSNFGTRHTPSAEKMCEALRLLRASDPALEVEGEMQPNLALDPELRARRFPDSRLTGRANLLIMPNQAAANIALNLLRSTAGGSSSINVGPMLLGADRPAHIVSTSTSVRGLLNMTALAAVQAG
- a CDS encoding alkene reductase is translated as MSDDTHSDLFQPYQLGSLTLANRIVMAPLTRSRAAAGDVPTPLMATYYAQRAGAGLIISEASQISPQGKGYIQTPGIYNEAQVAGWRQVTAAVHAKGGKIVIQLWHVGRISHPELQEGGALPVAPSAVKAQGQVFTGREMVDMVTPRALELSELPGIIDDYRHAAENAQAAGFDGVEIHSANGYLLDQFLRDQTNRRTDAYGGSIENRARLLLEVTEAVLGVWPQDRVGVRLAPLSPANDIADSNPEPLFTQVVRELSARGIGFLHVVEGVTGGPRETGSSFKLDTLRPLFRGTYIANNGYTRALALAARAANTADLIAFGRPFIANPDLVERLRRNAPLTEPDQATFYGGDQHGYTDYPFLEGSA